ATACGTTGCCGATTGTGACGATGTCTTCGGAGATTAACTCTAATGCATTTTGATCGTTTAGGTCATTTTTTTGATTATCTTTCATCAGAGACTGCAGTAAGTAATCTTGAATAGCCTGATTATCTACAATCCCTTCTATATAGACGATAGCAGCAGCCAAGCTGTTATTGACACCTAGTTTAAAATGACGAATCACAATATCTGAGCTGTTTCCAGTTTTTTCTTTAATTAAGGTAAGGTTCTCCGACAGCAGATTCTTAAGAGAAGAAGCTGTTTGTTCGCTGTTTGTTTGATCTGCCTGAGGTTCAAGCTTATTTTTAAGTTTTTGATTTTTAAAAAACGAAGGCATAAATGAAAGCACCCTTACTATAGTTTTTATTAATTTGACCAAAAACCGTATAATTATGTAATTTTTAACAAAATATCTTTTGCATGACGGTAAATGAAAATGACGACCCTATGAGGTAAGTAACCATTAGGTAAGGAGTGAAAGGAATGAAAATTATTGGAGTTAGCCTGCTGCTATTTGGATCTGTGATTGCTCTTTCTGTAGGAATTGATCTTTTTCAAGGAGCGAACGTACTGCAGGCACTATACAATGCTTTAAGCCCGTTTCGTGTAATGGAAGTGGCCGAATTATTTGTCCTTTTTTCTCTTTTGTTTTTCTTTTTTGCAGAGTCGCTTTACCTTGTTTTAAAGAAGCGTCAACAAAAGCACTAGTAACTTGGTGCAAAGAGGTTTTTATCTCTTCGCTATCGAAACAAGCGTATAGAAAGATAGCTTTGAGATAGGGGAGAACCACATGAACATTGAGACTAGCAGACTACTAATACGCAAATTTAAATATGAAGATTGGCAAGATGTCTACACATATACTTCTGATGCTAATGTCATGAAATACATACCAGAAGGTGTTTTTAGTAAGGATGATGCGAAGAAATTTGTAAATGAAAATATGAAAGAAAACGTTAAAAATTTTCCAGTTTTATTAAAAAACGAAAAAATCCTAATTGGTCATATCGTCTTTTTCAACTATTTTGAGGACCATACTTATGAAATTGGCTGGGTATTTAATTCCCTCTATCATCAGAAAGGATATGCGTCAGAAGCGGCAAAAGCAATCGTGGACTATGGCTTTAATACAATGAAACTGCATCGGGTTATTGCTACTTGTCAACCTGAGAATATTTCTTCTTATCGTGTTATGGAGAAGATCGGGATGAGAAGAGAAGGGTATTTCAAAAAATGTATTCCAACTGAAAAAGGATGGTGGGATGAATATTATTACGCGATTTTAAAGGAAGAGTGGAAATGAGCTTTACTCTTAAGGAATTACATTTTACGAGTTGTAAAGATGAAAACAAGCCCAATTTTTAAAAAATGAGCAGGACAGCAAACCAAAACGTCTAGGCAGACATACAATAACCTATCCATGAGAAACACCCCATGTTTGAACCTTCTTTGTTTTAGCAACAGAAAATTACGTTGAAAGGGA
The genomic region above belongs to Priestia megaterium and contains:
- a CDS encoding GNAT family N-acetyltransferase — protein: MNIETSRLLIRKFKYEDWQDVYTYTSDANVMKYIPEGVFSKDDAKKFVNENMKENVKNFPVLLKNEKILIGHIVFFNYFEDHTYEIGWVFNSLYHQKGYASEAAKAIVDYGFNTMKLHRVIATCQPENISSYRVMEKIGMRREGYFKKCIPTEKGWWDEYYYAILKEEWK